A DNA window from Paramormyrops kingsleyae isolate MSU_618 chromosome 10, PKINGS_0.4, whole genome shotgun sequence contains the following coding sequences:
- the sybl1 gene encoding vesicle-associated membrane protein 7 has protein sequence MAILFAVVARGTTILAKHAWCGGNFLEVTEQILAKIPSENNKLTYSHGSYLFHYICHDRIIYLCITDDDFERSRAFSFLNEVKKRFQTTYGSRAQTALPYAMNSEFSSTLAAQMKHHSDPRGSDRITETQMQVDDLKGIMVRNIDLVAQRGEKLELLIDKTESLVDSSVTFKTTSRNLARAICMKNLKITLIIVLVSVVVLYIIVSAACGGLSWPSCVKK, from the exons ATGGCGATCCTGTTTGCGGTGGTAGCTCGTGGCACCACCATCCTAGCCAAGCACGCTTGGTGCGGGGGCAACTTTCTGGAGGTGACGGAGCAGATTTTAGCCAAGATCCCCTCCGAGAACAACAAGCTGACATACTCGCATGGCAG CTATTTATTTCACTACATTTGCCACGACAGAATTATCTACCTGTGCATCACAGATGAT GACTTTGAGAGGTCAAGAGCGTTCAGCTTCCTGAACGAGGTGAAGAAGCGCTTCCAGACGACGTACGGGTCGCGGGCGCAGACGGCCTTGCCCTACGCCATGAACAGCGAGTTCTCCAGCACACTCGCTGCACAAATG AAACACCACTCGGATCCGCGGGGGTCGGACCGCATCACAGAGACCCAGATGCAGGTGGACGACCTGAAGGGCATTATGGTCCGCAACATCG ACCTTGTGGCACAGAGGGGAGAGAAACTGGAGCTGCTGATCGACAAAACTGAAAGCTTGGTGGATTCC TCTGTTACCTTCAAAACCACCAGCCGTAATCTGGCAAGGGCCATATGCATGAAGAACCTGAAAATAACGCTCATCATTGTGCTAGTGTCTGTG gtcgtCCTGTACATCATCGTTTCTGCTGCGTGTGGGGGTCTCAGCTGGCCCAGCTGCGTGAAGAAGTAA
- the LOC111846321 gene encoding calnexin isoform X2 produces MPSRHIYAPSSTSQTSLSSCNTKSYSRTELTVVGPTLNCLPTRIISVWDSCSVFLQSQFCDTTPYTIMFGPDKCGGNQKIYFIFRHRNPLTGKYQEKHARQTAEDLSRYFTDRQPHLYTLRLYPDNRYEILIDEYLVSKGSLLEDVDPSVNPPQEVADPHDTKPADWDDRPRIPDPMARKPMDWDEEAPELIPDPAAQRVHGWLEDEQPFISDPEAQRPDDWDEDMDGKWEPPLVSNPVCSDAVGCGQWEPPLISNPAYKGKWSPPLIQNPNYQGQWSPRTVTNPEYFEDSQPFQMSPVAAVGLELWSTTGDVLFDNILLCSDVTVAQRWTTDTWGQRQTPGLLMQLLMATEQRPWLWALYVFTVGLPAILFISFMWPDKTFGPPDQDYCYKKTDKPQPDSPHDPERDPGLWAHSENTSSRKRETRQANRKADLELKID; encoded by the exons ATGCCATCGCGGCATATTTACGCACCATCTTCCACTTCACAGACAAGCCTCTCATCTTGCA ATACGAAGTCCTATTCCAGAACGGAGTTGACTGTGGTGGGGCCTACATTAAACTGCTTACCCACACGGATCATCTCCGTCTG GGACAGCTGTTCTGTATTCCTTCAGAGCCAATTTTGTGACACCACCCCATACACCATCATGTTTGGTCCGGATAAGTGTGGTGGCAACCAGAAGATATATTTCATCTTTCGCCACCGGAACCCGCTAACTGGAAAGTATCAGGAGAAACACGCCCGGCAAACAGCAGAGGACCTGAGCAGATATTTCACTGACCGTCAACCTCATCTGTACACATTGA GATTATATCCTGATAACAGGTATGAAATTCTGATTGACGAGTACCTGGTAAGTAAGGGCAGCCTTTTGGAGGATGTGGACCCATCTGTGAATCCACCTCAAGAGGTCGCTGATCCCCATGACACCAAGCCTGCAGACTGGGATGATAGACCACGTATCCCTGACCCCATGGCAAGAAAACCAATGGACTG GGATGAAGAGGCCCCTGAGCTCATCCCTGACCCTGCAGCCCAGAGAGTACACGGCTGGCTGGAGGACGAGCAGCCCTTCATCTCAGATCCAGAAGCCCAACGTCCAGATGACTG GGATGAGGACATGGATGGGAAATGGGAGCCTCCTCTGGTTTCCAATCCAGTCTGCTCTGATGCGGTTGGATGTGGCCAATGGGAACCTCCATTAATCTCAAACCCAGCCTATAAGGGAAAGTGGAGCCCTCCACTTATTCAGAATCCTAATTACCAG GGGCAGTGGAGCCCAAGGACGGTCACTAACCCGGAGTACTTTGAGGACTCACAGCCATTCCAGATGAGTCCAGTAGCCGCAGTGGGGCTGGAGCTGTGGTCAACGACAGGGGATGTGCTCTTTGACAACATACTGCTGTGCTCCGACGTCACAGTGGCCCAACGGTGGACGACAGACACCTGGGGGCAGAGACAGACT CCTGGCCTGCTGATGCAGCTTCTGATGGCGACGGAGCAGCGCCCCTGGCTCTGGGCTCTGTATGTCTTCACCGTGGGTCTGCCTGCTATCCTCTTCATCAGCTTCATGTGGCCAGACAAG ACATTTGGGCCCCCAGACCAAGATTACTGCTACAAGAAGACTGACAAGCCACAGCCTGACAGCCCCCATGACCCAGAGCGCGACCCAGGCCTATGGGCTCACA gtGAAAACACCAGCTCAAGGAAGAGGGAGACTCGGCAAGCCAACAGAAAGGCTGATTTGGAGCTCAAAATAG ACTGA
- the LOC111846321 gene encoding calnexin isoform X1, protein MLQCHYFTIPDVSSVLAVVLYLCIFQNTYRSPAIPEEAHFAETFDSGPLDRKWVLSKAQKAEKEDILKYNGRWAVEEGTSGNRGLVLKSPGRHHAIAAYLRTIFHFTDKPLILQYEVLFQNGVDCGGAYIKLLTHTDHLRLSQFCDTTPYTIMFGPDKCGGNQKIYFIFRHRNPLTGKYQEKHARQTAEDLSRYFTDRQPHLYTLRLYPDNRYEILIDEYLVSKGSLLEDVDPSVNPPQEVADPHDTKPADWDDRPRIPDPMARKPMDWDEEAPELIPDPAAQRVHGWLEDEQPFISDPEAQRPDDWDEDMDGKWEPPLVSNPVCSDAVGCGQWEPPLISNPAYKGKWSPPLIQNPNYQGQWSPRTVTNPEYFEDSQPFQMSPVAAVGLELWSTTGDVLFDNILLCSDVTVAQRWTTDTWGQRQTPGLLMQLLMATEQRPWLWALYVFTVGLPAILFISFMWPDKTFGPPDQDYCYKKTDKPQPDSPHDPERDPGLWAHSENTSSRKRETRQANRKADLELKID, encoded by the exons ATGCTGCAATGTCATTATTTCACCATTCCAGACGTGTCTTCAGTCTTAGCAGTGGTGCTCTACCTATGTATTTTCCAGAATACGTACAGATCTCCTGCAATTCCAGAGGAAGCTCATTTTGCCGAGACATTTGACTCTGGTCCGTTGGATAG GAAATGGGTGTTGTCCAAAGCACAGAAAGCTGAAAAGGAAGACATCCTTAAGTACAATG GGCGGTGGGCTGTGGAGGAGGGCACGTCTGGAAACAGGGGTCTGGTGCTGAAGTCCCCAGGTCGACACCATGCCATCGCGGCATATTTACGCACCATCTTCCACTTCACAGACAAGCCTCTCATCTTGCA ATACGAAGTCCTATTCCAGAACGGAGTTGACTGTGGTGGGGCCTACATTAAACTGCTTACCCACACGGATCATCTCCGTCTG AGCCAATTTTGTGACACCACCCCATACACCATCATGTTTGGTCCGGATAAGTGTGGTGGCAACCAGAAGATATATTTCATCTTTCGCCACCGGAACCCGCTAACTGGAAAGTATCAGGAGAAACACGCCCGGCAAACAGCAGAGGACCTGAGCAGATATTTCACTGACCGTCAACCTCATCTGTACACATTGA GATTATATCCTGATAACAGGTATGAAATTCTGATTGACGAGTACCTGGTAAGTAAGGGCAGCCTTTTGGAGGATGTGGACCCATCTGTGAATCCACCTCAAGAGGTCGCTGATCCCCATGACACCAAGCCTGCAGACTGGGATGATAGACCACGTATCCCTGACCCCATGGCAAGAAAACCAATGGACTG GGATGAAGAGGCCCCTGAGCTCATCCCTGACCCTGCAGCCCAGAGAGTACACGGCTGGCTGGAGGACGAGCAGCCCTTCATCTCAGATCCAGAAGCCCAACGTCCAGATGACTG GGATGAGGACATGGATGGGAAATGGGAGCCTCCTCTGGTTTCCAATCCAGTCTGCTCTGATGCGGTTGGATGTGGCCAATGGGAACCTCCATTAATCTCAAACCCAGCCTATAAGGGAAAGTGGAGCCCTCCACTTATTCAGAATCCTAATTACCAG GGGCAGTGGAGCCCAAGGACGGTCACTAACCCGGAGTACTTTGAGGACTCACAGCCATTCCAGATGAGTCCAGTAGCCGCAGTGGGGCTGGAGCTGTGGTCAACGACAGGGGATGTGCTCTTTGACAACATACTGCTGTGCTCCGACGTCACAGTGGCCCAACGGTGGACGACAGACACCTGGGGGCAGAGACAGACT CCTGGCCTGCTGATGCAGCTTCTGATGGCGACGGAGCAGCGCCCCTGGCTCTGGGCTCTGTATGTCTTCACCGTGGGTCTGCCTGCTATCCTCTTCATCAGCTTCATGTGGCCAGACAAG ACATTTGGGCCCCCAGACCAAGATTACTGCTACAAGAAGACTGACAAGCCACAGCCTGACAGCCCCCATGACCCAGAGCGCGACCCAGGCCTATGGGCTCACA gtGAAAACACCAGCTCAAGGAAGAGGGAGACTCGGCAAGCCAACAGAAAGGCTGATTTGGAGCTCAAAATAG ACTGA
- the nup62l gene encoding nucleoporin 62 like, producing MSGFNFGQTTGFSFGTPKAAAGAVPSTGFGLANSTPAPAAGAAPSTGFGLTNSTPAPAAGGGFSFGSAMQTPAQAPAATGQTTSFFSLPPQGATQSSFSFGTPAQSSSTGGGFSFGTSTPKPGLGLTTSQPATTGLTLGSLVASSSGSGFTFGGGLSTQATAAPAAAPTSQPPAGGFSLGGASTAQPSGGFSFGVTKVQVTTASSTAAAGAGFSFGAGTSAPTTQPTFSLGGPTPGLTLGSTVPASTAAAAAIQGSGFAFGIKPSATPAPAPTAAPVTQAAAPSLFSAPIASAAPTAPAGFTLGSVTTAGSTATTSVSSGSLGLLLKPTLGAVTTSAATTATAAISGATSFSLGLKPVGTMAPVSTVLTATSTTASVSAPPVMSYTQLESLINKWSLELEDQERHFLQQATQVNAWDRMLIENGEKITTLHTEMEKVKLDQRRLDQELDFILSQQKELEDLLCPLEESVKEQSGTIYMQNADEERERTYKLAENVDAQLKRMAQDLKEIIEHLNTSSGPADTSDPLQQICKILNAHMDSLQWVDQNSVLLQRRVEEVSKLCESRRKEQEKSFHINFE from the exons ATGAGTGGGTTTAATTTTGGCCAGACCACAGGATTCTCCTTCGGTACGCCAAAGGCTGCAGCCGGGGCTGTACCTTCCACTGGCTTTGGGCTGGCCAACAGCACACCAGCCCCTGCAGCCGGAGCTGCACCCTCCACTGGCTTTGGGCTGACCAACAGCACACCAGCCCCTGCAGCTGGAGGGGGCTTTTCGTTTGGTTCCGCAATGCAGACCCCAGCTCAAGCCCCTGCGGCAACCGGCCAGACCACCAGCTTCTTCTCCCTGCCTCCTCAGGGAGCTACACAGTCAAGTTTCAGCTTTGGCACCCCAGCACAGAGTAGCAGTACTGGGGGAGGCTTCTCTTTTGG CACTTCCACTCCCAAGCCTGGCCTGGGTCTAACCACATCCCAGCCTGCCACAACAGGACTGACGCTGGGCTCCTTGGTAGCTTCCTCCTCAGGCTCGGGGTTTACgtttggggggggtctgtcCACCCAAGCCACAGCTGCACCCGCAGCAGCGCCGACGTCCCAGCCACCCGCAGGGGGTTTCTCCCTCGGAGGCGCCTCCACCGCCCAGCCGTCGGGTGGATTCAGTTTTGGCGTGACCAAAGTTCAGGTCACCACTGCGTCGAGCACAGCAGCGGCTGGGGCTGGCTTCTCTTTTGGGGCCGGTACATCTGCCCCCACAACCCAGCCCACATTTTCCCTAGGGGGTCCTACACCCG GTCTGACTCTTGGTTCGACTGTCCCAGCTTCCACAGCTGCAGCGGCCGCAATCCAGGGTTCTGGCTTTGCTTTTGGAATCAAACCTTCAG CCACCCCTGCTCCAGCCCCCACCGCTGCTCCTGTCACCCAGGCTGCAGCCCCCTCCCTCTTCTCAGCACCCATTGCCTCTGCAGCGCCTACGGCCCCAGCGGGATTCACCT TGGGATCGGTGACCACAGCGGGCAGCACTGCCACTACATCAGTGTCCAGTGGCAGCCTGGGTCTGTTACTCAAGCCAACCCTGGGGGCAGTGACTACCAGTGCGGCCACCACAG CAACTGCAGCCATCAGCGGTGCCACGTCATTCTCCCTGGGCCTGAAGCCTGTAGGCACCATGGCGCCTGTTAGCACTGTCCTAACCGCCACCTCCACCACCGCCTCTGTCAG tgccCCGCCAGTGATGTCTTACACCCAACTGGAGTCCCTCATTAACAAATGGAGCTTGGAGCTGGAAGACCAGGAGAGACACTTCCTGCAGCAGGCCACACAGGTCAACGCCTGGGACCGCATGCTCATCGAGAACGGAGAGAAG ATTACAACCCTGCACACGGAAATGGAGAAGGTGAAACTGGACCAGAGAAG GCTGGACCAGGAGCTGGACTTCATCCTGTCACAGCAGAAGGAGCTGGAAGACCTGCTATGTCCTCTGGAGGAGTCGGTCAAGGAGCAGAGCGGCACCATCTACATGCAGAATGCCGACGAGGAACGGGAGAGGAC GTACAAGCTGGCAGAGAACGTAGATGCCCAGCTCAAAAGGATGGCCCAGGATCTGAAGGAGATCATCGAGCACCTCAATACGTCCAGCGGCCCTGCGGACACCAGTGACCCG CTTCAACAGATCTGCAAAATCCTGAACGCTCACATGGACTCTCTTCAGTGGGTTGATCAAAACTCAG TTCTTCTACAGAGGCGTGTCGAAGAAGTGTCTAAGCTGTGTGAGAGCCGGCGGAAGGAACAGGAAAAGAGCTTTCATATCAACTTTGAGTGA